Part of the Quercus robur chromosome 5, dhQueRobu3.1, whole genome shotgun sequence genome, AAGAGGCTGTACAGATTGAGCAAATACCGGCTGAGGACATTGAGCCAATGGAGGGTTTACGGAGATCACGACGCCCTCCTGCGCAAACTCCCAATTGTGGTACCGGTGATGGTATGTAATTTGTCTACACTTCCCATCTTCTTGAGCTACTTATACTGTGCATTCGATTGaatatgttaatttaattatgctATTGTGTCTGATGAAACTAGGTAAGATTAGACCTGTGAGGGCATATGGGCGGAAACGAAAAGATCATTGAATATGTAAAAAGGTGTGTGCTTACTCCTTTTGCAATTATCCATGTATTCACAATCCTTCGATTTTTCTTGCTTTGCTTCTACTATCTTTTCATGGTTTACAACTTAgcattttttcttatatgttgGTATGCAATCCATTTTAGTGGAAGCTGAGAACAACAGAGGCTCCAAAGGGAGATGAGGCAGATATGCCACATTATGTTAGGTAATTTCCTGGAATTTGATTTGATATTATATTCTGACGTGCAAGTTGATTGTCATTGCTACAGGCTACTTTAGAAGAGGCAATTAAGCAATTACAAAGTGAAAATGATTTGCATATAAAGAAAGAGGTATTGCAGTATGTCCTTTTCTTAATCAGGAAAGACTGGTGAAGACTGACTGAAGTGGAGAAGACAGATGAAGCCAGAGAGCTGAGATGGAAATGCTGTGTCAGCAGTAAAAGAGACATATCAGGTTCCTAAGGATGCAGCTACACACACTTTGCTAGAAAGTGACAGAATTATCAAAGAGTAGGAATTGTCTTTGATAGATCATTTATCTCTATGGCAATTTGCCTTTGAAGATTTGCTTGAACTTCCAAAACAAGTGGGGTATAATCTGTTGCATGATAGTGCTGATACAAGAACGGATGTTTCAATTGAGAAGGCTGTCATGGAGCGTGGTGGTGGAGAATCTACCAAATTGGTGTTTGAAGACAGTAAACTTGATAGTGATCTCTGTGGTGATCTCAAGCAATTAACAGGTGCTAATTTGCAATGGTTAGGGGATCTGGTCCTTTTGAAGATTCAGATGCAACTTTAAGAGATTCTACATTTGAGCTTCCTTGTGCTGTTTTGGTGGAAGAAATGGAAGGTACTTTGGTGCAGCAGGCTACAAATCACGCATTTCATAGTGTCAAAATGAAGACTCCTTGGGGAGATGTATCAGTGAAGACAAACATATAGTTCAAAATCAACTGAAGAGCAGATTTTGAAGAATGGCATGCCAAGTGTAAGTTTTAGCTTGGGCTTGCATGATTCGCAGCCTCAGTATAAGTGGAGAAAGATTGAATTTAAACTAACTGAAGTCCTttcatcttcaccaagcctgAGGGAAGAGGGACTTAAATTGATTAACAGGGATTCTACTACTGAAAACCTGGATGGTGCTGAAGATATTCTGTAGGCTGTCTTTGAATCTCAACACTTATCATTATCTCATGAGGAGGATGCTGCACGATCAGATGCCAGTAAGAGCTCAGTTGAAGAATTGCAACAAAATGGGGAAGGCCACATCATAGAAGGGTCTGAAGCTTCAACTAGGTTGCAAGTTGAAGAGGTACTTGTTTTTCTGTCATAcattccaaaactttttaggTTGATTTATGTCACATCAACAATCCCAGGAAAAGTATACTGGGTTAGGACCTTCTTTGATTCCTTTTGGACTGATAgtcatttcaatttaaaaaagaatacaaggtTAGGTTGGTCACTTACCAGCCATCCGAAAAAACTTCAGGTAAAAGTGATTTTAGTAATGACATTTACCTTCGGTATTGGCAATCACTTAAATATCGTAATCTTTAAGTTAGAACACACATTACTTAAATTTTACAGTTGGTCCTTTTTCTGTTGGTGACACTTTTTGTGATATTATGTTAGATATTTACATTCCCCCAGAACGGTTTTTGACACTTTAGATAATTGTCACATCTGCAAATAAGCACACCAAGTTTACCCATAACCTTGACAAGGTTGGTCAATGATATCCCAGTTTCCCGTGGTGACCAAACAAAGCATGTGTAGATAAAGTGAGGAAACACATGGATTTAGCTGAATGGCTAAAAGGACTCATGTATCAGCCTTAAGTAGTTGGGATTTTGAAATATGTCTATCAGAAGAGATGGTTTGGCCTGGTAGACTTCATTTTAATCACCAACCCTTTTTCATTGCTAGTATGGTCCAATTATGGATGGATGGAGTTTGGGTATATGGCCTTATGCATGTGTAACTGAATACACTAACAAGGAATTGTTAAAATGTAATATAACCACATCCATCACTTATGATAAGCTATACACTTGTCTATTGTGTATTTCGCTCTTACCTCATATAACTGCAAATTACCATTTTGTCGTTTTATTGTAAGTTCTTGCAGGTTTGAACCATCTTAACTCCACAGGTTGCATTTTTTGCTTTTCTCAAGGCTTTTCTGATATCGGATATGTCGAAATATTGTCTGACAGGTTGAACACAGCTTGGAGGGTTGGGATGGAAACACGCCTTTCACTTTTATGGATGATGGGTTACGAGTTTCCTATATCTCAAGTTTGATTAACCAAGTTGCCTCTCCACCATCTCTATTGCTGAAGCCAAAggtaccttttttttcttttcttctttttttttttttttttttttttttttggaaactgAAATTCAGAAATGTTTCGTTTTGTTTTTCAGCGAAAAGAAATGGTATGGAAATATCCGAACCCATTGTCGCTTGCATTTCCGATTTGGCCTTCAAATATGCAGGTTCATTATAATTCATTGTATTCTTGCTCTTCTTATGTAATTATTGCTTTTTAGTATTTACAACATGGCAATTTAGTCCACTAAGAAGTCTAGAATTAGGatttttggtgtttgggtgTGGTATGATTCTATTGGGAGATTAACTGATTGACTTGCAAAAGGTAAAAACTTATGTACAGTTACTTAAATACTATAGCTTAGGTttcctaattaaattcaatcatgtggTCTTGTAAGTTGTGTTCTAGGAAGCACTGACATTTCATTTAGCATGTCGTACCGGCCgtttcatgttataatttttcagaaattgaTTTAGTCGCTATGTCGTACCCGTTTTAGCATCCGGACATAGTCGTGGCTATGTTCATGCATCCTAGGTTGTAACTATACACAACCAAGTGTGTTGCCAACAAGCCACATGGTTTTGCTGCATTGGCCAATTAGTTATTATGGTTGTATTTAATTAGGAACTGTAGCTAAGTTCTGTACATTGCAAAATTGTAGATCAAATCAAAACCATTCCTCTTTGTATTTATACTTGATCTTTTAGATTACAATCAAATTGCGTATTTCTTTCCTACACCAAAGTAATGTAGTTCAATCTTTGCCATTTTGCAGTACTTGTTTCATCTTCATGCTCCACAGACGAAACGGTGGTAGCAGATTCTGATTTAGAGGGGGAAACGGCCACATCAATTCAGGAAAATGTCACAGTCTGCACTGATGAGAACATTAAAGTTGTGAGCAAAGCTGAAACATCCATGGCTTCTGAAGAACCCATTAAATTTGTGAGCAAAGATGAAGTCATTAAAGTTGTGAGCGAAGCTTAAATATCCATGGTTTCTGAAGAAGCCGTTAAATTTGTGAGCGAAACTGAAACAGTCATGGATCATGCTGCCATCAAATCAAAGGATATCTGTGGTACAAGCTACAGAGATGTTAGTTGTGGTATTACAGTCAAACTAGACAAGGTTGACGAGTCTGAATGCGGAAATTCAGATATACTTTGTGAACAACTTTTAGTTGTGCGAGATACGAACATACCTTCTCGCTTCAGTACAACCACCAACAATGGAGTTCTAAATTTCAAACGCTTCAGAAAGGTGATGACCTCGGTATTTTTATTCCTGCCAATACCATGCAATGGAGTTACACATTAGAATAATCACTTTTGGCTTTTTGGAGGAAATATCCATTTATCCTTTTCTCTTGATTTCGTCATGTGGCATTTGGATAATAATTTGTTAACTCTGAAATTGTCTAGTGCTTACTCGATCTGATTAATAACTCAATTGATTAAAGTTGAAATTTTAGGCTAGGAATTCatgttgaaaaatgtaattGGCCATTCCCTGAAATGCATCAAATTTCTTGTCTTATTtctacaagtatatatataagtaattgTTTTTTGCTACAGTAGTTGAGAGGACCTTACCCAGGTTCGAACCTGAGCTTATAAAATGCCTAATTTAGAGGTCTATTGGTTTTTGGAATGCAATGGCAGACAAATACTCAATCTGGTAATAGCTTCAACAATCTAATTCCATTTTCGAAGCACTCATATAAGTAAGATTTATGTCTCTAATCTTATTCTGATTTCTGTGGTGTTTGAATCATTGTGTGAGCATAATGTATCCATTTAACTTTTTGTTCCATGATGACAGAGATTCCAATGATGGGAATGAGGAAATGGTTGAGTCtgtaaaagaagagaaagagcgAAAGCAAATGGAAGCTATTGCAGAGGACTTATTTAACAACAAGAAGGTGAGAAATGCTTAATATTCTAgctaaactgaatgacccctccATGCCTTAGATATGGTATATGGTATATTCTAGCTAAACTGAATTACCCCTCATGGTGGTGAGATTATAACAGCTCTATTTGCTATAATTTTAAGTGGCCTGTAAgtctttctcaaatttttttttcttggttgtgATGATCATTTCTACAGTTTTTGTTACATGTCATTTTTATGTCTTTATTAGTGGGCCGAATCAAGCTGCAACAAACTTCTATTTATTTGACCAGGGGCGAATTGCTGCTTATAGACTTTTTGAGATGATAAGCCGATCATCCTCTGCAGTTAATCAAGATGGAACTTCCCCAGGTTCAGTGCAAGGAAATTTCGAGTTTAGGAATGTATATTTCAGCTATCTGTCTCGTCTTGAAATCCCTATTTTGAGTGGGTTTTACCTCACTACCCATACCAGAAAGCAGTGGCACTTGTTGGTAGAAATGGCTCTGGAAAA contains:
- the LOC126726723 gene encoding nibrin homolog isoform X1; protein product: MVSEEAVKFVSETETVMDHAAIKSKDICGTSYRDVSCGITVKLDKVDESECGNSDILCEQLLVVRDTNIPSRFSTTTNNGVLNFKRFRKTNTQSGNSFNNLIPFSKHSYK
- the LOC126726723 gene encoding nibrin homolog isoform X2 → MVSEEAVKFVSETETVMDHAAIKSKDICGTSYRDVSCGITVKLDKVDESECGNSDILCEQLLVVRDTNIPSRFSTTTNNGVLNFKRFRKRFQ